AGAATCCACACGCATGATCGGAAATGCCGGTCATGCGTGTGGGTTCTCTCAAACGCAGCGAACAGCCAGAGGCCGGGGGTTGATCACCCCCAGCCTCGGACGTCCGATACAACAACTCGAAACGGTCAACGCAGTGTCTGAAATCAGGCACGTCCTCAAGGGACTTACTTGACCTCGACCTTGGCGCCGGCTTCTTCGAGCTTCTTCTTCATCGCCGCGGCGTCGTCCTTGGACACGCCTTCCTTCAACTCCTTCGGCGCGCCTTCGACGAGGTCCTTGGCTTCCTTCAGACCAAGGCCCGTGAGTTCGCGAACCGCCTTGATCACGTTGACCTTGTTTTCGCCGAAGGAGGCGAGAACCACGGTGAACTCGGTCTGCTCTTCCGCCGGGGCAGCGGCCGCAGCCGGACCCGCAGCAGCAGCGACCGGGGCCGCAGCGCTCACACCGAACTTGTCTTCCATCATCTTGACCAGCTCAACGATGTCCATGACGGACTTTTCGCTGATTGCGTCAAGGATTTCCTGGTTGGAAAGTGCCATTGCTGTTTACCTCAAAAACGTAAGTGGGAAAGCCAATCTTTTGAGCCTGGGAACGGATCCGAACGAGATCACGCCGCCTGCTTGTCCGCGACCGCCTGAACGACGCGAACAAACTGGGCGGTGGGCTCCGCCAGGGTACGAACGAAGGTGCTGATCGGTGCCTGCATCGTGCCGAGGAGCATGGACAAGGCCTGCTCCTTGGTCGGCAGCGAGGCCAGACGGTCGAGATCGGCGGCACCATAGAGCGTGCCTCCCACCGCAACAGCCTTGACCACCAGCTTTTCGTTCGCCTTGGCGAAGTCCTTGATCACGCGACCCACCGCACCCGGATCCTCCAGAGAGAAACCGAGAATCAGTGGCCCGGTCAGCGCGGACTG
This Gammaproteobacteria bacterium DNA region includes the following protein-coding sequences:
- the rplJ gene encoding 50S ribosomal protein L10, with product MALRLGDKKALVAEVNEVAQRALSAVAAEYRGLKAGQLDILRKEARDNGIYLHVVKNTLASRAVAGTEFECLQSALTGPLILGFSLEDPGAVGRVIKDFAKANEKLVVKAVAVGGTLYGAADLDRLASLPTKEQALSMLLGTMQAPISTFVRTLAEPTAQFVRVVQAVADKQAA
- the rplL gene encoding 50S ribosomal protein L7/L12, with amino-acid sequence MALSNQEILDAISEKSVMDIVELVKMMEDKFGVSAAAPVAAAAGPAAAAAPAEEQTEFTVVLASFGENKVNVIKAVRELTGLGLKEAKDLVEGAPKELKEGVSKDDAAAMKKKLEEAGAKVEVK